The Sylvia atricapilla isolate bSylAtr1 chromosome 3, bSylAtr1.pri, whole genome shotgun sequence genome has a window encoding:
- the LOC136359390 gene encoding uncharacterized protein isoform X3 → MSGSTARKVQPFTISTRLSLPKCAADFPGDACPGIALASALDSHRGLRRSINERISLYLAHARAGPAAPAGQPRSPSPGEDGGTDEDRLNRSSLARSIKKITLSNWYGDAGSGEAGGPGDPARAGGERNHNNNNSRTGKAQFKVFLRKDVDAEDKQQEPGSVQASVFFSSVDRRSPFYALAGSPVSSPQKESPKGKESAAAPRCSGRSEVGTAPQLDLSPLRAQFNREMLQAESWVRGKLRDLKDGCDLQDWEEVAQTLQRDMKDFENTLIKLNQMGEQLMWRASPSAEAVRRQLLALQDQWQLLKQTAASQSKALGGLRSLQDFNRKAERLEAWIKHKEEKPSLAALLQESPDKIQLTRRILDLKQEEQQFQSLHKELNSLAQKLEKQSKSEGRNISARRKHLNKTWLRLQGTLKEHHEALQLALEVASFLQQADLLLGAIHAKQSSICNTGKPGEGEPCQDRDVRDIASQVMMLDVTVSQLLNLQPSLAARVTSKHRDVKESWAQLQQALRAGKAPGKASSSPGGKAAAPNVEPRGEDGSHGAVGKEAAAKWTRGLGSMVPKDVLEKMAEHKKGEESSPGSPAVGQPPHGGDNKRREAEAEWGMQQLETQVQDVCQVVNATLSPYKETVGVGVPPCPAVSLEAARMQQEPLAPSSSARAVLLEGPARGRPPGSPQVEAMLRELGELWEDLQRKHQENGVVLQEIDKALRLVGELDQAEQWLQAVAGSLLEPAAMRSPAELRQDLEELSQLEKQLLLCGLKLQALREEAAGESPTEHEGARKMQRKVEMVEEKLAHVQAALRHRAADLRDSLVLSEFLQDLQEEEARSQQGSAVPGSGHCGSQGCFPLLSAQAETSPSSEDMSRPLGELQEAVEMLNDAAKERERVMEVAAETESLERLVAKISPQLEALQRRAKVLSQDIALAENSFTTVKSEKDLQGLQDLLRCQQEMEHAVSQTLQGQLEELERAAARLQELCPSRQCPVSRELQETLWAWAGLRELLRETRLRVQQASRLWHFFKDYLAMISWTEDTRAQIFSESPSSSSLPETPCEELERRIEEKLKEFEALAAAGQQLVSEEHYLSATIKERLEELQSMLGWVLVRWRAQRHQQELGSRQEVRRDPESLSSTSPTGQKQHASRDPPQLESIHSPVKFMPCSLLEPVQRLEPKLPEKTAISPPASPLSDAPSGGEQSWGEQSSKTPHDSDPLKEAATWDAAETSTLLLPPRGPCGLGGTVNLILSIGKKGEKKKAQQQASSERPGEEALPTLPATKHSGCKTFWKRCQGLLGNTWGSLKRKRKPPRQLAEEVQVEARKTCTAKRPPAVVRRPPACSGGMPAVSHTLPKAGAGCLFNSLQRREQARAEQARLLTLQGIMGDSSLRPTPEECHGPSNTWPQKCGWRKGGAGAATAGPQLGELLLYVRNPLVQDIDAECGAAPQSPCLPKPKITCPRVSLGSVLSLELPRDAVVLGCHRGAAARQQEAEGQEQRQDRGVRPWKSAGTHGVGWQEDGHRPQEPSKRLGMSPKGEQGTWFEEVSFNPSYSQQRAHCAGKEHWNLQHPSSTSRDLLDLRPSWQSRVGVGDELTTHFGPDDSPTASGRARHHRAAWLELGSSPASIPGMAGALPSPACAQQPASSSQPRGSPASPATPTQLSVFEWALGSPQPQSPALGAREVCHPAHRQFEEEEEELQAIWDGAQEQQAESPPGGSCASHRTGSRVGSLPSPTATAGGPLILSSANNVLVAKFTLPTTAQLLHSPSGEKSPGVVHSGSPSRLKVSPHVEELVSAAPLDASSAWDQQRHRQEERESSKVLPGKMEFQMMEGTLERKHVLQAGGRKASCRAWGLFHTVLMRQTLCFYQDRRDSLKSSVVALPLNLSGAVCTPDAEYTKKTNCFRLQLQDGSEYLLRAPTQPLMNEWVSKLQQNSGFPKVDYFQAAAQRVEGTAGTGSFSKVSSPGTSHLQGHHQVTTTKSQEVVLPCASTLLQRPLGSQDGPVDGTVAAAENAQGTGHKGQQWSPRASPGLWDNICPEDDYGLVANKRRSYSFTSATYQKITPLAVPQEPAEAGSSYSVTLYIGEQVSATPRARCHSFVARTGSPRDTRGEKTTSPPRSKNKSVFKKFFGKKE, encoded by the exons CTGGCAGGATCCCCAGTGTCATCACCCCAAAAAGAGAGCCCTAAGGGCAAGGAGTCTGCTGCAGCACCAAGATGCAGTGGGCGAAGCGAAGTGGGCACAGCCCCCCAGCTTGACCTGAGTCCTCTGAGAGCCCAGTTCAACCGGGAGATGCTGCAG gcagagagctggGTGCGAGGCAAGCTGCGGGACCTGAAGGACGGCTGTGACCTCCAGGACTGGGAGGAAGTGGCTCAGACCTTGCAGCGGGACATGAAGGATTTTGAGAACACACTGATAAAGCTCAATCAG ATGGGCGAGCAGCTGATGTGGAGGGCCAGCCCCAGTGCTGAGGCCGTGCggaggcagctgctggccctgcaggacCAGTGGCAGCTCCTGAAGCAGACGGCTGCCAGCCAGAGCAAAGCCCTGGGCGGGCTGCGGAGTCTGCAGGACTTTAACAGGAAAGCTGAGCGGCTGGAGGCGTGGATCAAGCACAAG GAGGAGAAGCCCTCTCTGGCAGCCCTCCTGCAGGAAAGCCCAGACAAGATCCAGCTCACCCGCCGCATCCTTGACTTGAAGCAG gaggagcagcagttcCAGAGTCTGCACAAGGAGCTGAACAGCCTGGCCCAGAAGCtggagaaacaaagcaaaagtgaGGGCAGAAACATCTCAGCCCGGCGCAAGCACCTCAATAAAAC GTGGCTGCGGCTGCAGGGGACCCTGAAGGAGCACCACGAGGCTCTGCAGCTGGCCCTGGAGGTGGCCTCTTTCCTCCAGCAAGCAGATCTCCTGCTCGGGGCCATCCACGCAAAG cagagcagcatctgCAATACAGGGAAGCCAGGGGAGGGCGAGCCATGCCAGGATCGGGATGTCCGGGACATAGCCAGCCAGGTGATG ATGCTGGATGTGACAGTGTCCCAGCTCCTAAACttgcagcccagcctggcagcccgAGTCACCTCAAAGCACCGAGATGTGAAggagagctgggcacagctccagcaggcaCTGAG agcagggaaggcTCCTGGGAAGGCAAGCAGTTCCCCAGGGGGCAAAGCTGCAGCTCCAAATGTTGAGCCTCGAGGAGAAGATGGCAGTCATGGGGCTGTGGGTAAGGAAGCAGCGGCCAAATGGACAAGAGGACTCGGCAGCATG GTACCAAAAGATGTGCTGGAGAAGATGGCAGAGcacaagaaaggagaggagagcagccctggctccccaGCAGTGGGACAGCCCCCTCATGGAGGGGACAACAAAAG gagagaggcagaggctgagtgggggatgcagcagctggagaccCAAGTGCAGGACGTCTGCCAGGTGGTGAATGCG ACTCTATCGCCGTACAAGGAGACTGTGGGTGTGGGAGTCCCCCCATGTCCAGCGGTGAGCCTGGAGGCAGCACGGATGCAGCAAGAGCCCCTGGCCCCCAGctccagtgccagggctgtgctcctg GAGGGACCAGCACGAGGGAGGCCTCCCGGGAGCCCTCAGGTGGAGGCCATGCTGCGGGAACTGGGGGAGTTGTGggaggacctgcagaggaagCACCAGGAGAATGGCGTAGTGCTGCAAGAAATCGATAAG GCACTGAGGCTGGTGGGGGAGCTGGACCAGGCTGAGCAGTGGCTGCAAGCCGTGGCTGGGTCACTTTTGGAACCAGCTGCCATGAGAAGCCCAGCGGAGCTGCGCCAGGACCTGGAAGAATTGAGccagctggagaagcagctcctgctgtgtggCCTCAAGCTGCAGGCACTGCGGGAAGAAGCAGCAGGCGAGTCGCCCACTGAGCACGAGGGGGCAAGGAAGATGCAGAGGAAAGTGGAGATGGTGGAGGAGAA GTTGGCACATGTGCAGGCAGCCCTGCGGCACCGGGCAGCAGATCTGCGGGACTCCCTGGTGCTGTCTGAGTTCCTGCAGGACCTGCAAGAGGAGGAGGCACGGAGCCAGCAGGGATCTGCAGTG ccaGGGAGCGGGCATTGCGGCTCGCAGGGGTGTTTTCCCCTGCTCTCAGCCCAGGCTGAGACATCTCCAAGCAGTGAGGACATGAGCCGCCCcttgggagagctgcaggaggccGTGGAGATGCTGAATGATGCGGCGAAGGAGCGGGAGCGGGTCATGGAGGTGGCAGCGGAGACGGAGAGCCTGGAGCGCCTG GTGGCAAAGATATCCCCACAGCTGGAAGCCCTTCAGCGCAGAGCCAAGGTGCTGTCTCAAGACATTGCCCTAGCAGAGAACAGCTTCACCACAGTGAAGAGTGAGAAGGACCTGCAAGGGCTGCAGGACTTGCTACGCTgccagcaggagatggag CATGCAGTGTCACAGACCCTGCaagggcagctggaggagctggagagggcagCTGCCCGCTTGCAAGAGCTGTGCCCCTCTCGGCAGTGCCCCGTCAGccgggagctgcaggagacTCTGTgggcctgggcagggctgcgAGAGCTGCTGCGGGAGACCCGGCTCCGCGTGCAGCAGGCCAGCCGGCTCTGGCACTTCTTCAAGGATTATTTAGCCATGAT CTCCTGGACAGAGGACACACGGGCTCAGATCTTCTCTGAAAGCCCAAGCAGCTCCAGTCTCCCGGAGACTCCATGTGAGGAACTGGAGAGGAGAATCGAAGAGAAACTCAAGGAGTTTGAGGCActagcagcagcagggcagcagctggtgtCTGAGGAGCACTACCTGAGTGCAACA ATAAAGGAGCGCTtggaagagctgcagagcatGCTGGGCTGGGTGCTGGTGCGCTGGCGAGCACAGAGGCATCAGCAGGAACTGGGGAGCAGACAGGAGGTCAGGAGGGACCCAGAGAGCCTCTCAAGCACATCCCCCACTGGTCAA AAGCAGCATGCCTCTCGTGATCCACCCCAGCTGGAAAGTATTCACAGCCCAGTGAAGTTCatgccctgctccctcctcgAGCCTGTGCAAAGATTAGAGCCAAAACTTCCAGAGAAAACAGCCATCTCCCCACCCGCATCACCGCTCTCAGATGCCCCAtcaggaggggagcagagctggggggagcagagcagcaaaacaCCCCATGATTCAGACCCCCTCAAGGAGGCTGCCAcctgggatgctgctgagacctccacactgctgctgccaccgcGGGGCCCCTGTGGTCTCGGGGGGACGGTCAACCTCATCCTCAGCATTGGCAAGAAGGGCGAGAAGAagaaggcacagcagcaggccAGCAGCGAGCGGCCGGGGGAGGAGGCACTGCCAACG CTCCCCGCCACTAAACACTCAGGCTGTAAAACCTTTTGGAAGCGTTGCCAGGGGCTTTTAGGAAACACTTGGGGTAGCTTAAAGCGAAAAAGAAAGCCACCTCGCCAGCTGGCAGAAGAG GTGCAGGTGGAGGCCAGGAAAACCTGCACGGCAAAGCGGCCACCCGCTGTTGTCCGCCGCCCTCCGGCGTGCAGCGGTGGGATGCCGGCTGTCTCCCACACCCTGCCTAAGGCCGGGGCTGGCTGTCTCTTCAACAGCCTGCAGCGGCGGGAGCaggccagggcagagcaggcCCGGCTGCTGACCCTCCAAGGCATCATGGGCGACAGCTCCCTGCGGCCCACACCTGAGGAATGCCATGGGCCCAGCAACACATGGCCTCAGAAGTGCGGCTGGAGGAAgggcggggcaggggcagctACTGCTggacctcagctgggagagctgctcctctATGTCAGGAACCCGCTGGTGCAGGACATCGACGCCGAGTGCGGggcagcccctcagagcccctgcctCCCTAAGCCAAAAATCACGTGCCCCCGTGTTTCCTtgggctctgtgctcagcctggagctgccacGGGACGCGGTGGTCCTGGGGTGCCACCGAGGGGCTGCAGCGcggcagcaggaggcagaggggcaggagcagaggcaggatcGAGGGGTGAGGCCTTGGAAGTCCGCAGGCACACATGGAGTTGGATGGCAGGAAGATGGGCACCGTCCCCAGGAGCCCAGCAAGAGGCTGGGGATGTCCCCCAAGGGTGAGCAAGGAACGTGGTTCGAGGAGGTGAGCTTCAACCCCAGCTACAGCCAGCAAAGGGCAcactgtgctgggaaggagcacTGGAACCTGCAgcaccccagcagcaccagtagAGACCTTCTGGACTTGAGGCCGAGCTGGCAATCCCGTGTCGGTGTTGGGGATGAGCTGACCACCCACTTTGGCCCGGATGACAGCCCCACTGCCAGTGGCAGGGCCAGGCATCACAGGGCTGCTTGGCTAGAGCTTGGATCATCACCTGCCAGCATCCCAGGCATGGCTggagccctccccagccctgcctgtgcacagcagccagccagcagcagccagcccagaggGTCTCCAGCTTCCCCTGCCACTCCCACCCAGCTCTCTGTCTTTGAGTGGGCACTGGGGTCtccacagccccagagccctgcactgggCGCTAGAGAAGTTTGCCACCCTGCCCACAGGCAGtttgaggaagaggaggaggagctgcaggccaTCTGGGATGGGGCACAGGAGCAACAGGCAGAGAGCCCAccaggaggcagctgtgccagccacCGGACgggcagcagggtgggcagcttgcccagccccactgccactGCTGGCGGGCCCCTCATTCTCTCATCAGCCAACAACGTGCTAGTGGCCAAATTCACCCTTCCTACCACtgcccagctgctccacagcccaTCAGGAGAAAAGAGCCCTGGGGTGGTGCACAGTGGCAGCCCCAGTAGGCTCAAGGTTTCTCCCCACGTGGAGGAGCTGGTGTCTGCGGCCCCCCTGGATGCCTCCAGTGCCTGGGAtcagcagaggcacaggcaagaggagagagagagcagcaag GTCCTTCCCGGTAAAATGGAGTTTCAGATGATGGAGGGGACGCTGGAAAGGAAGCACGTAttgcaggcaggagggagaaag GCCAGCTGCCGGGCCTGGGGCCTCTTTCACACTGTGCTGATGAGGCAGACACTGTGCTTCTACCAGGACCGCAGGGACAGCCTCAAG AGCTCCGTGGTGGCCCTTCCCCTGAACCTCTCCGGGGCAGTCTGCACCCCAGATGCCGAGTACACCAAGAAGACCAACTGCTTCAGGCTTCA gctTCAGGATGGCTCTGAATACCTCCTGAGGGCTCCCACCCAGCCGCTTATGAACGAGTGGGTCTCCAAGCTGCAGCAAAACTCAG GTTTCCCCAAAGTGGATTACTTCCAGGCGGCAGCACAGCGTGTCGAGGGCACTGCTGGTACTGGTAG TTTCAGCAAGGTCTCCAGCCCTGGGACTTCCCACCTCCAGGGACATCATCAGGTCACAACCACCAAGAGCCAGGAGGTTGTGTTACCCTGTGCAAGCACACTACTGCAGCGGCCTCTGGGCAGCCAAGATGGCCCAGTCGATGGgactgtggcagcagcag AGAATGCTCAGGGGACTGGGCACAAGGGGCAGCAGTGGTCACCCAGGGCGTCCCCCGGACTGTGGGACAACATCTGCCCAGAAGACGACTATGGGCTGGTGGCCAACAAGAGGAGGTCCTACTCCTTCACCTCAG CCACCTACCAGAAGATCACCCCACTGGCCGTGCCCCAGGAGCCGGCGGAGGCCGGGAGCAGTTACTCCGTCACACTGTACATAGGGGAGCAGGTGTCGGCCACACCCCGGGCACGCTGTCACTCCTTTGTGGCCCGAACAGGGAGCCCCCGGGACACACGAGGGGAGAAGACCACCAGCCCCCCTCGCAGCAAGAACAAATCTGTCTTCAAGAAGTTCTTTGGGAAGAAAGAGTGA